One genomic region from Streptomyces sp. NBC_00457 encodes:
- a CDS encoding serine/threonine protein kinase yields MTMVKAHVSTHELVAGRYRLLEVLHRETNRICWYGEDVEASRPCLLTQTVLPADSDGETVRRATARVIRMSETMGMLRPGKVATVVDAIEENGTLWTVTEWIDGIPLGELLAQEGTLNYVRAARIGLELLDVLEAAHGEGITHGELSPGQVFVRERGPVVVTGFGLAGATLVPRVTAPSYASPEQARDERIGPAADLWALGALLYTMLEGRPPFRERDRPETTLKGVDKLPLRTPLRAGPLTQLVQGLLRKNCRERLTRPVVREALVRVLSEDPETVARSASRPRLRGVYAAALHASEGWSRRTMVAGTALAVVTVSVAVLAVSRQVSDDDSTSEAGTAPRPPASATAPGQQAPSPSVTPSPTPTPTPTPTPTPTSASPSPTGTPLPPGFSRYHSPKGFSLALPEGWKPLETTRQADLAYRVVLGKDGDPRTLAVTYSEAVGPDPVAVWRDDVEPALKQDDDYRRIGDIRATTYQGREAADIEWLIDIDGTHVRTFGRGFLIGEHRGFSLRWTTPAADWDDDANRQALDTFLRTFRVPSE; encoded by the coding sequence ATGACCATGGTCAAGGCGCACGTCTCCACACACGAGTTGGTCGCCGGAAGGTACCGCCTCCTGGAAGTCCTCCATCGCGAGACGAACCGCATCTGCTGGTACGGCGAGGATGTCGAGGCCTCACGGCCCTGTCTGCTCACGCAGACGGTGCTCCCGGCCGACTCCGACGGGGAGACCGTGCGGCGGGCCACCGCCCGGGTGATCCGCATGTCCGAGACCATGGGGATGCTGCGTCCGGGCAAGGTGGCCACGGTCGTCGACGCGATCGAGGAGAACGGCACCCTGTGGACCGTCACCGAGTGGATCGACGGCATCCCGCTGGGGGAACTCCTCGCGCAGGAGGGCACGCTCAACTATGTACGGGCGGCGCGGATCGGCCTTGAGCTGCTCGACGTGCTGGAGGCGGCGCACGGCGAGGGCATCACGCACGGCGAGCTGAGTCCGGGTCAGGTGTTCGTGCGGGAGCGGGGGCCCGTCGTGGTCACCGGCTTCGGCCTGGCCGGCGCGACCCTCGTACCGCGCGTGACGGCACCGTCGTACGCCTCCCCGGAACAGGCCCGTGACGAGCGCATCGGCCCGGCCGCCGACCTGTGGGCCCTGGGCGCGCTCCTCTACACGATGCTGGAGGGCCGCCCGCCCTTCCGTGAACGGGACCGGCCCGAAACGACGTTGAAGGGGGTCGACAAGCTTCCGCTGCGCACACCGCTGCGCGCCGGACCGCTCACCCAGCTGGTGCAGGGGCTGCTGCGCAAGAACTGCCGGGAGCGGCTGACCCGCCCGGTGGTCCGCGAGGCGCTGGTCCGTGTCCTGAGCGAAGACCCCGAGACGGTCGCACGGTCGGCGTCGCGGCCCCGGCTGCGCGGGGTGTACGCGGCGGCCCTGCACGCGAGTGAGGGGTGGAGCCGGCGCACCATGGTCGCCGGGACGGCGCTGGCGGTCGTCACCGTGTCCGTCGCCGTCCTCGCCGTGTCCCGCCAGGTCTCCGACGACGACAGCACGTCCGAGGCCGGTACGGCACCCCGGCCACCGGCTTCGGCCACCGCCCCGGGGCAACAGGCCCCCTCGCCGTCCGTGACACCGTCCCCCACCCCGACGCCGACACCCACGCCCACGCCCACTCCGACGTCGGCGTCCCCCTCCCCCACGGGCACGCCCCTGCCGCCCGGCTTCAGCCGCTACCACTCCCCCAAGGGCTTCTCGCTCGCCCTCCCCGAGGGCTGGAAGCCACTGGAGACCACCCGCCAGGCCGATCTGGCGTACCGGGTCGTCCTCGGCAAGGACGGCGACCCGCGCACGCTCGCCGTCACCTACAGCGAGGCGGTGGGCCCGGATCCGGTCGCCGTGTGGCGGGACGACGTGGAGCCCGCGTTGAAGCAGGACGACGACTACCGGCGGATCGGCGACATCCGCGCGACGACGTACCAGGGCCGTGAGGCCGCCGACATCGAGTGGCTCATCGACATCGATGGCACGCACGTGCGCACCTTCGGCCGCGGTTTCCTCATCGGCGAGCACCGGGGCTTCTCCCTGCGCTGGACGACCCCGGCCGCCGACTGGGACGACGACGCCAACCGACAGGCGCTGGACACCTTCCTGCGGACCTTCCGGGTGCCGTCAGAGTGA
- a CDS encoding threonine/serine dehydratase encodes MIGITDIEAIEAAAARIAGHVVRTPTVPSPGLSALLGAPVTAKLEVLQRTGSFKARGATAKLLSLSEAERAAGVVAVSGGNHGIALAVMAAALDVKATVVMPRSAPAHAVETARDAGASVRLTDDMDGAFSLVTRLRDEGLTLVHPFDDPVVIAGQGTVGLELADDAGELTDVLVSVGGGGLIAGVAAALRARRPGVRVWGVETEGAQAMSEALAAGGPVPVALSSIVSTLSAPSVSQLTYNHVSALVTEVLVVPDREAVRGVLDLADHAKLWTEPAAGCLLPAARRVLGRVGEGARLGLVVCGGNATTGDVMRWTERFGLR; translated from the coding sequence ATGATCGGGATCACGGACATCGAGGCCATCGAGGCCGCCGCCGCACGGATCGCCGGACACGTCGTCCGCACCCCCACCGTGCCCAGCCCGGGCCTGTCCGCGCTGCTCGGCGCCCCGGTCACCGCGAAGCTCGAAGTCCTGCAGCGCACCGGGTCGTTCAAGGCCCGGGGCGCGACGGCGAAGCTGCTCTCGCTGAGCGAGGCCGAGCGGGCCGCCGGGGTCGTGGCGGTCAGCGGCGGCAACCACGGCATCGCGCTCGCGGTCATGGCCGCCGCCCTCGATGTGAAGGCCACGGTCGTGATGCCGCGCTCGGCGCCGGCCCATGCCGTCGAGACCGCCCGGGACGCGGGCGCCTCGGTGCGGCTGACCGATGACATGGACGGCGCGTTCTCGCTGGTGACGCGGCTCAGGGACGAGGGGTTGACCCTGGTCCACCCGTTCGACGACCCGGTGGTGATCGCCGGACAGGGCACCGTCGGGCTGGAGCTCGCGGACGACGCCGGAGAACTGACCGATGTCCTGGTGAGCGTCGGGGGCGGTGGGCTGATCGCCGGTGTGGCGGCGGCGCTGCGTGCCCGCCGGCCCGGCGTGCGGGTGTGGGGAGTGGAGACCGAGGGCGCGCAGGCGATGTCCGAGGCGCTGGCGGCGGGCGGACCGGTACCGGTGGCGCTCTCGTCGATCGTGTCCACGCTCAGCGCCCCGTCCGTGTCGCAGCTGACGTACAACCATGTGTCCGCCCTGGTCACCGAGGTGCTCGTGGTTCCGGACCGGGAGGCCGTGCGGGGCGTACTCGACCTCGCCGACCACGCCAAGCTCTGGACCGAGCCGGCCGCCGGATGTCTGCTGCCCGCGGCCCGCCGGGTCCTGGGGCGGGTGGGCGAGGGGGCACGGCTCGGTCTGGTGGTGTGCGGCGGCAACGCGACGACCGGGGACGTGATGCGGTGGACGGAGCGCTTCGGTCTGCGCTGA
- a CDS encoding AIM24 family protein has product MKGDLFSSEHMVQPAAAPGMTIENAKCIKYAVNGEMMARQGAMIAYRGNLQFERKGQGMGGMLKRAVTGEGLPLMAVRGQGEAWFAHEAQNCFVVDVNPGDEFTVNGRNVLCFDASLSYRIATVKGAGMTGGGLFNSVFSGQGRLGLVCDGNPLVIPVSPQYPVYVDTDAIVGWTAGLQTSLHRSQSIGSMLRGGSGEAVQLMLQGQGHVVVRPSELTPQKAQQH; this is encoded by the coding sequence ATGAAGGGTGATCTGTTTTCCAGCGAGCACATGGTCCAGCCCGCCGCAGCGCCGGGCATGACGATCGAGAACGCCAAGTGCATCAAGTACGCGGTGAACGGCGAGATGATGGCGCGTCAGGGCGCGATGATCGCCTATCGGGGCAACCTCCAGTTCGAGCGCAAGGGCCAGGGCATGGGCGGGATGCTCAAGCGCGCGGTGACGGGCGAGGGGCTTCCGCTGATGGCGGTGCGCGGACAGGGCGAGGCCTGGTTCGCACACGAGGCGCAGAACTGCTTCGTCGTCGATGTGAACCCTGGTGACGAGTTCACCGTCAACGGCCGCAACGTGCTGTGCTTCGACGCGTCACTGTCGTATCGGATCGCGACCGTGAAGGGCGCGGGCATGACGGGCGGCGGCCTGTTCAACAGCGTCTTCTCCGGGCAGGGCAGGCTGGGCCTGGTGTGCGACGGAAACCCGCTGGTCATCCCGGTCTCGCCGCAGTATCCGGTGTACGTCGACACGGACGCGATCGTCGGCTGGACCGCTGGCCTGCAGACCTCGCTGCACCGTTCGCAGTCCATCGGGTCGATGCTGCGCGGCGGTTCCGGGGAAGCGGTGCAGCTGATGCTGCAGGGCCAGGGCCATGTCGTCGTGCGACCGAGCGAGCTGACACCGCAGAAGGCGCAGCAGCACTGA
- a CDS encoding CAP domain-containing protein, with protein sequence MSELVPGGNLPLPGGAVSVQVPGPFDVSALVTDDSGKVRGDADFVFYNQPSAPGARLHGHTLTVDPPGLRTGATKVTVVVSPAEPGTPLGRLPAPTLLVTGQGGRLIARFAPPRPGQETVLLLAEIYRRGSGWKLRALGQGYADGLAGLARDFGVDVTEDSAPTAAPPARSGTAPTSPFPAPQRPATAPHQRAAAPHRPATAPHRPATAPPTPFPAPHRPTAAPLTPSATPPRPSHPAPDPDPNPDGFLPLVNSARARAGSPPVSLDARLTSAARAHASAMAAAGQLGVEGRDGVSVYQRVTATGFTYVTVGEHLVSGPRTPAEFVDYCLGSREPSRTLHDPAFTHAGLAYVTGGRSGDTYWTALWARPLTPQELARTAADVVELTNRERAGAGLPPLAVDPVLTTAAQAHSADMIARAFYSHTSPDGSQPWDRAAAAGSARRSIGENIACGQRSPAEVVEGWMNSPGHRANILKPTFTHIGVGFAGGGAAGTYWTQLFGA encoded by the coding sequence ATGAGCGAGTTGGTCCCCGGAGGCAATCTGCCCCTCCCGGGCGGCGCCGTGAGCGTCCAGGTGCCCGGCCCCTTCGACGTGTCCGCGCTCGTCACCGACGACAGCGGGAAAGTCCGGGGCGACGCCGATTTCGTGTTCTACAACCAGCCGTCCGCGCCGGGCGCCCGGCTGCACGGCCACACGCTCACCGTCGACCCGCCCGGCCTGCGCACCGGCGCCACGAAAGTCACCGTGGTCGTCAGCCCCGCCGAGCCCGGCACTCCCCTGGGCCGCCTGCCCGCCCCCACCCTCCTGGTCACCGGTCAGGGCGGCCGGCTGATCGCCCGGTTCGCCCCGCCGCGGCCAGGTCAGGAGACGGTGCTGCTGCTCGCGGAGATCTACCGGCGCGGCAGCGGGTGGAAGCTGCGTGCGCTCGGGCAGGGGTACGCGGACGGACTGGCCGGACTCGCCCGGGACTTCGGGGTCGACGTCACCGAGGACAGCGCGCCCACTGCGGCACCGCCGGCCCGCTCCGGCACGGCGCCCACGTCGCCGTTTCCCGCGCCGCAGCGTCCCGCCACCGCGCCACACCAACGCGCTGCCGCGCCGCACCGTCCCGCCACCGCACCACATCGGCCCGCTACCGCGCCGCCTACTCCTTTCCCTGCACCACACCGCCCCACTGCCGCACCCCTCACCCCCTCCGCCACGCCACCCCGCCCCTCTCACCCGGCCCCCGACCCCGACCCCAACCCCGACGGCTTCCTCCCCCTCGTCAACTCCGCACGCGCCAGGGCCGGTTCGCCGCCCGTTTCTCTCGACGCGCGCCTGACGTCCGCCGCGCGAGCGCACGCCTCCGCCATGGCCGCGGCAGGGCAGCTCGGTGTCGAAGGCCGGGACGGTGTCTCCGTCTACCAGCGCGTCACCGCGACCGGATTCACGTATGTCACGGTCGGCGAGCACCTGGTCTCCGGGCCGCGCACGCCCGCCGAGTTCGTGGACTACTGCCTGGGTTCGCGGGAGCCCAGCCGCACGCTGCACGACCCGGCGTTCACCCACGCGGGCCTGGCGTACGTCACCGGGGGCCGCTCCGGCGACACGTACTGGACCGCGCTGTGGGCCAGGCCGCTGACACCGCAGGAGCTGGCACGGACGGCGGCAGACGTCGTCGAGCTCACCAACCGGGAGCGTGCCGGGGCAGGTCTGCCGCCGCTGGCCGTGGACCCGGTGCTCACGACCGCGGCGCAGGCGCACAGCGCGGACATGATCGCCCGGGCGTTCTACTCGCACACCTCGCCCGACGGCAGCCAGCCCTGGGACCGGGCCGCCGCCGCGGGCTCCGCCCGGCGCTCGATCGGCGAGAACATAGCCTGCGGCCAGCGCTCCCCGGCCGAGGTGGTGGAGGGCTGGATGAACAGTCCGGGACATCGGGCCAACATCCTCAAGCCCACGTTCACCCACATCGGCGTCGGCTTCGCGGGCGGCGGCGCGGCGGGCACGTACTGGACGCAGCTTTTCGGCGCCTGA
- a CDS encoding M4 family metallopeptidase, whose amino-acid sequence MRRAHIRSLAVAVAVTTAATGLTGTAFAGPATETEPTSASAASASSIVDAARAAAFAHAAATGVAPGDELRAQDVLIDPEGARHVRFVRAHRGMPVLGGDLVVHLTERLKYAGVTRAADHSVAPAATEARVTDRQAEKKAADVAQGSVKSVELVVDARRGASALAYEVHVSGSDTADGGGSRTVVIDARTGKVRSNTPDSEEFLSPDLVDTLRDRGETLDPATGTAPEPSALAATPAPGAARYPAPATGTGTSLFAGKVALTTTRTGRTSYVLKDPSRWGTETRDAKGAVPTSFARGKTFTSSTNKWGNGTVANRASAAVDAQYGITKTLDFYKKTFGRKGIKNDGKGARALVHFGNKVANAFWDPTCGCMLYGDGDGEMFKKPLVVLDVTGHELTHGVVDATARLEPTRVDAQGNQYGEAGSLNESLADIFGSAVEFSANNPKNPPNYLVGEKLGLDQKFLRRLDRPSLDVLEGAIDYWSPAVYDAEVHAGSGVSSHAYYLLAEGSGRKRIGTVTYDSPTYDGLPVKGIGRAKATAIFYRALTRYMVSTTDFHGARTATLKAAKDLHGLNSTEYKTVNRAWAAVNVTKANTPADRH is encoded by the coding sequence GTGCGCAGAGCTCACATACGCAGCCTGGCGGTCGCCGTCGCCGTGACGACCGCCGCGACGGGGCTCACCGGAACGGCCTTCGCGGGCCCGGCCACGGAGACCGAGCCCACCTCCGCTTCTGCCGCCTCCGCCTCCTCCATAGTCGACGCGGCCCGCGCCGCCGCCTTCGCCCACGCGGCGGCCACCGGCGTCGCACCGGGTGATGAACTGCGCGCTCAGGACGTGCTGATCGACCCGGAGGGCGCCCGGCACGTGCGGTTCGTGCGGGCGCACCGCGGGATGCCGGTCCTCGGCGGCGACCTCGTCGTCCACCTCACCGAGCGCCTGAAGTACGCCGGTGTCACCCGGGCCGCGGACCACAGCGTCGCTCCCGCCGCCACCGAGGCCCGAGTGACCGACCGTCAGGCGGAGAAGAAGGCCGCCGATGTCGCCCAGGGGTCGGTGAAGAGCGTCGAACTCGTCGTCGACGCCCGCCGTGGCGCGTCGGCCCTCGCCTACGAGGTGCACGTCAGCGGCAGCGACACCGCGGACGGCGGCGGCTCCCGCACCGTCGTCATCGACGCCCGCACCGGCAAGGTCCGCAGCAACACGCCCGACAGTGAAGAGTTCCTGTCGCCGGACCTGGTGGACACCCTGCGGGACCGAGGCGAGACGCTCGACCCCGCCACCGGCACCGCCCCGGAGCCGAGCGCCCTCGCCGCGACCCCCGCGCCGGGCGCCGCCCGCTACCCGGCACCGGCGACCGGCACCGGCACGTCCCTCTTCGCCGGCAAGGTCGCGCTGACCACCACCCGGACCGGCCGCACCAGCTACGTCCTCAAGGACCCCAGCCGCTGGGGCACCGAGACGCGGGACGCCAAGGGCGCGGTGCCGACGAGTTTCGCCCGCGGCAAGACGTTCACCAGCTCCACCAACAAGTGGGGCAACGGCACCGTCGCGAACCGCGCCAGCGCCGCCGTCGACGCCCAGTACGGCATCACCAAGACCCTGGACTTCTACAAGAAGACCTTCGGCCGCAAGGGCATCAAGAACGACGGCAAGGGTGCCCGCGCCCTGGTCCACTTCGGCAACAAGGTCGCCAACGCGTTCTGGGACCCCACCTGCGGCTGCATGCTGTACGGCGACGGCGACGGCGAGATGTTCAAGAAGCCGCTCGTCGTCCTCGACGTCACCGGCCATGAACTCACCCACGGCGTCGTCGACGCCACGGCCCGCCTGGAGCCCACCCGCGTGGACGCCCAGGGCAATCAGTACGGCGAAGCGGGCTCCCTGAACGAGTCCCTCGCCGACATCTTCGGCTCCGCCGTGGAGTTCAGCGCCAACAACCCCAAGAACCCGCCCAATTATCTCGTCGGCGAGAAGCTCGGCCTGGACCAGAAGTTCCTGCGCCGCCTCGACCGCCCCTCCCTCGACGTGCTTGAGGGCGCGATCGACTACTGGTCACCGGCCGTCTACGACGCTGAGGTGCACGCCGGGTCCGGTGTGTCCTCGCACGCCTACTACCTCCTCGCCGAGGGCAGCGGCCGCAAGCGGATCGGCACCGTCACCTACGACTCGCCGACCTATGACGGCCTGCCGGTGAAGGGCATCGGCCGCGCCAAGGCCACGGCGATCTTCTACCGCGCCCTGACCCGCTACATGGTCTCCACGACCGACTTCCACGGCGCGCGCACCGCGACCCTGAAGGCGGCCAAGGATCTCCACGGGCTGAACAGCACGGAGTACAAGACGGTGAACCGGGCCTGGGCCGCCGTCAACGTGACCAAGGCCAACACACCGGCCGACAGGCACTGA
- a CDS encoding ROK family transcriptional regulator: MRPIARAETFPVNTPAASQVFTTVLSQGPLTRLELSRRAGLSAAAVTKAVRPLIEAGYLVEDADAEARPALGRPANPVRVDGGRALFIGIKLTGDEIIGVLADLCCRIRVARRMPPPARDPKAVLASIAELVQQLLVEADEFGTPVLGLGIAVSGDVDRAEGVVRYSPFLEWHGVPLAELAAMTTGLPVTVDNDVRALTVAEQWFGAGAGLSDFAVVTVGAGIGCGLVVHGRVVAGAHGVAGEIGHVTVDPAGPLCHCGNRGCVEAIAGDAAIVRQIRESTGIEVADTAQAVALAHQGVAGAREAYARAGAAIGRGIATVANLLGPERVIISGEGLAAYDLFAEQIRDAFTAAAFGSAAQCDVQTRPLPFEEWARGAAATAIQSFIRSDTN; the protein is encoded by the coding sequence ATGCGCCCGATCGCTCGAGCCGAGACGTTCCCCGTCAACACCCCCGCCGCCTCCCAGGTCTTCACCACCGTCCTCTCCCAAGGGCCGCTCACCCGGCTGGAGTTGTCCCGGCGTGCAGGACTCTCCGCCGCTGCGGTGACCAAGGCGGTACGGCCGCTGATTGAGGCCGGTTACCTGGTGGAGGACGCGGACGCGGAGGCACGCCCCGCGCTCGGTCGGCCCGCCAACCCGGTACGGGTCGACGGCGGACGGGCACTGTTCATCGGGATCAAGCTGACCGGCGACGAGATCATCGGCGTACTCGCCGACCTGTGCTGCCGCATCCGTGTCGCCCGCCGTATGCCGCCGCCCGCCCGCGACCCCAAGGCGGTGCTGGCCTCCATCGCGGAGCTGGTGCAGCAACTCCTCGTCGAGGCGGACGAGTTCGGTACTCCGGTCCTCGGGCTCGGCATCGCCGTCTCCGGCGACGTCGACCGCGCCGAAGGCGTCGTCCGCTACTCGCCGTTCCTCGAGTGGCACGGCGTCCCGCTCGCCGAACTCGCCGCCATGACTACCGGACTGCCGGTCACCGTCGACAACGACGTGCGCGCCCTGACTGTCGCCGAGCAGTGGTTCGGCGCCGGCGCCGGGCTGTCAGACTTCGCCGTGGTGACCGTGGGCGCCGGCATCGGCTGCGGACTTGTGGTGCACGGCCGGGTGGTCGCTGGCGCGCACGGCGTGGCCGGTGAGATCGGCCATGTGACCGTCGACCCGGCCGGACCCCTCTGCCACTGCGGCAACCGGGGCTGTGTGGAGGCGATCGCCGGGGACGCGGCGATCGTCCGGCAGATCCGCGAGAGCACGGGCATCGAGGTCGCCGACACCGCTCAGGCCGTGGCACTGGCCCACCAAGGAGTCGCCGGAGCACGCGAGGCGTACGCCCGCGCCGGTGCCGCGATCGGCCGGGGCATCGCCACCGTGGCCAACCTGCTCGGCCCCGAGCGCGTGATCATCTCCGGCGAGGGCCTGGCCGCCTACGACCTGTTCGCCGAGCAGATCCGTGACGCCTTCACCGCCGCCGCCTTCGGCTCCGCCGCCCAGTGCGACGTACAGACCCGCCCGCTGCCCTTCGAGGAATGGGCACGCGGGGCCGCCGCCACCGCGATCCAGTCCTTCATCAGGTCCGACACGAACTGA
- a CDS encoding alpha-galactosidase D: protein MRSSSYSVMPARALRSLCVLALTAGLATTAPAARAETAAPTLADKPYMGWTSWSMQSSKYPGLNPKGDYSYLTEANVIKQADAMAKKLRSSGYEYINIDAGWWRDWSWKPRFDEYARQQADPQRFPSGMKAVADRIHAQGLKAGIYLPVGLEKEAYNDGKSPIWNAEGCTTADIVHDDLRTTNGWDSAYKLDFTNPCAQKYIDSQARLFADWGYDFLKLDGVGPGSFKSGDNYDNVPDVAAWQKAIATAGRPIHLELSWSLDYGHVEDWKKYSNGWRIDTDVECYCNTLVSWENSVDDRWDDTPAWTDHAGPGGWNDLDSLNVGNGEMDGLTNAERQSYATLWAIAKSPFYTGDDLTRLDSYGLSLLTNREVIAINQGDTPPARPVTASDPQQVWAAENPNGTYTVALFNLSDAPASVTANWSTLGFKGKAAVRDVWNRESLGTHTDKITQALPAHGSRLFTVTPRGTALAWTGYEAEAGTLSGNASVADCSACSDGRKVGNLYGGGKLTVNDVVVAKAGTYQIKVAYISGDSRSVAVSANGGGAVSHKFASTGDWSTVNSVHVPVKLKAGANTLTFDSGSSGYAPDIDRIDVQK, encoded by the coding sequence ATGCGGTCATCCTCGTACTCCGTCATGCCCGCACGCGCCCTGAGATCCCTGTGCGTGCTCGCCCTCACCGCCGGCCTCGCGACGACCGCCCCCGCGGCCCGCGCCGAGACGGCAGCCCCCACACTTGCCGACAAGCCCTATATGGGCTGGACGAGTTGGAGCATGCAGTCGTCGAAGTACCCGGGTCTCAACCCGAAGGGCGACTACAGCTATCTCACCGAGGCGAACGTCATCAAGCAGGCCGACGCCATGGCCAAGAAGCTGAGGAGTTCCGGGTACGAGTACATCAACATCGACGCCGGATGGTGGCGCGACTGGTCGTGGAAGCCGCGCTTCGACGAGTACGCCCGGCAGCAGGCCGACCCGCAGCGCTTCCCCAGCGGCATGAAGGCGGTCGCCGACCGCATCCACGCCCAGGGCCTCAAGGCGGGCATCTACCTCCCGGTGGGACTGGAGAAGGAGGCGTACAACGACGGCAAGTCCCCGATCTGGAACGCCGAGGGCTGCACCACCGCCGACATCGTCCACGATGACCTGCGCACCACCAACGGCTGGGACAGCGCCTACAAGCTGGACTTCACCAACCCGTGCGCGCAGAAGTACATCGACTCCCAGGCGCGGTTGTTCGCCGACTGGGGCTACGACTTCCTGAAGCTGGACGGCGTCGGGCCGGGCTCGTTCAAGAGCGGCGACAACTACGACAACGTCCCCGACGTGGCCGCCTGGCAGAAGGCCATCGCCACCGCCGGCCGCCCGATCCACCTGGAGCTGTCCTGGTCCCTCGACTACGGGCACGTCGAGGACTGGAAGAAGTACTCCAACGGCTGGCGCATCGACACCGACGTCGAGTGCTACTGCAACACCCTGGTCAGCTGGGAGAACTCCGTCGACGACCGCTGGGACGACACCCCGGCCTGGACCGACCACGCCGGCCCCGGCGGCTGGAACGACCTCGACTCCCTCAACGTCGGCAACGGCGAGATGGACGGCCTCACCAATGCCGAGCGGCAGAGCTACGCCACCCTGTGGGCGATCGCCAAGTCCCCGTTCTACACCGGCGACGACCTGACCAGGCTCGACTCCTACGGACTGTCCCTGTTGACGAACCGCGAGGTCATCGCGATCAACCAGGGCGACACGCCGCCCGCCCGGCCGGTCACCGCCTCCGACCCGCAGCAGGTGTGGGCCGCGGAGAACCCCAACGGGACGTACACCGTCGCCCTGTTCAACCTGTCCGACGCTCCGGCCTCGGTGACCGCGAACTGGTCGACCCTCGGCTTCAAGGGCAAGGCCGCCGTGCGCGACGTGTGGAACAGGGAGAGCCTCGGCACCCACACCGACAAGATCACCCAGGCGCTGCCCGCCCACGGCTCCCGGCTGTTCACCGTCACCCCGCGCGGCACCGCCCTGGCGTGGACCGGCTACGAGGCCGAGGCGGGCACGCTGAGCGGCAACGCTTCCGTCGCCGACTGCTCCGCATGCTCCGACGGCCGCAAGGTCGGCAACCTCTACGGCGGCGGCAAGCTCACCGTCAACGACGTGGTCGTGGCCAAGGCCGGCACCTATCAGATCAAGGTCGCCTACATCAGCGGTGACTCCCGTTCGGTCGCCGTCTCGGCCAACGGCGGGGGCGCCGTCTCGCACAAGTTCGCGTCCACGGGGGACTGGTCCACGGTGAACAGCGTCCATGTGCCGGTGAAGTTGAAGGCCGGGGCGAACACGCTCACGTTCGACAGCGGTTCCAGTGGCTACGCGCCGGACATCGACCGGATCGACGTACAGAAGTAG